The following are encoded together in the Actinomycetota bacterium genome:
- the hisI gene encoding phosphoribosyl-AMP cyclohydrolase gives MMEIKFDSQGLVPAIVQDVESGEVLMLAYMNEESLRRTLESGRTWFWSRSRREFWCKGETSGHRQYVREIRYDCDGDALLVKVLQVGPACHTGERSCFFRVAEGARTDLVPEDEGTPGWGKE, from the coding sequence ATGATGGAGATAAAGTTTGACTCGCAAGGCCTGGTGCCCGCCATCGTACAGGACGTGGAGAGCGGCGAGGTGCTCATGCTGGCGTACATGAACGAGGAGTCGCTGCGACGCACCCTGGAGAGCGGCCGCACCTGGTTCTGGAGCCGGAGCCGCCGGGAGTTCTGGTGCAAGGGGGAGACCTCCGGCCACCGCCAGTACGTGAGGGAGATACGCTACGACTGCGACGGCGACGCGCTGCTGGTCAAGGTGCTGCAGGTGGGACCCGCCTGCCACACCGGCGAGAGGTCGTGCTTCTTTCGCGTGGCCGAGGGCGCCAGGACAGACCTCGTGCCGGAGGATGAAGGAACCCCGGGGTGGGGCAAGGAATAA
- a CDS encoding ABC transporter ATP-binding protein, producing MLEIKGLSAFYGNIEALRAVDLWARAGRITTIIGANGAGKTTLLRAVSGLIPARYGEIRYVGQDITNLEPHRIVKMGISHVPEGRQVFATMSVEENLMLGAYLRSRRRSGTEIRSDLDMVYEVFPVLKERRGQAAGTLSGGEQQMLAIGRALMSRPRLLLLDEPSMGLAPLVIRDIFACLKRLHEEGLTLLLVEQDAQIALSVSDYGYVMRAGKIRMEGEARELLGREEIKSLYLGEETAVEGADDGDKV from the coding sequence ATGCTGGAGATTAAAGGTCTGTCGGCCTTCTACGGCAACATAGAGGCCCTCAGGGCGGTGGACCTCTGGGCGAGGGCGGGCCGCATCACCACCATCATCGGCGCCAACGGGGCGGGAAAGACCACCCTCCTGCGCGCGGTTTCCGGGCTCATCCCCGCACGTTACGGGGAGATACGGTACGTGGGCCAGGACATCACCAACCTGGAGCCGCATCGCATCGTGAAGATGGGGATATCCCACGTCCCCGAGGGGCGGCAGGTGTTCGCCACCATGAGCGTGGAGGAGAACCTCATGCTGGGAGCGTATCTCCGCTCCCGCCGCCGGAGTGGAACGGAGATACGGTCGGACCTGGATATGGTCTACGAGGTCTTTCCCGTCCTCAAGGAGAGGAGGGGACAGGCGGCGGGCACGCTCTCGGGAGGGGAGCAGCAGATGCTGGCCATCGGGAGAGCCCTCATGTCGCGGCCCCGCCTGCTGCTCCTGGACGAACCCTCCATGGGGCTAGCGCCCCTGGTGATCAGGGATATCTTCGCGTGCCTGAAGCGCCTGCACGAGGAGGGGCTGACCCTGCTCCTGGTGGAACAGGACGCGCAGATAGCCCTCAGCGTATCCGATTACGGTTACGTCATGCGCGCTGGCAAGATCCGTATGGAGGGCGAGGCGAGGGAGCTCCTGGGAAGGGAGGAGATCAAGAGCCTTTACCTCGGCGAGGAGACGGCGGTGGAAGGAGCGGATGATGGAGATAAAGTTTGA
- a CDS encoding ABC transporter ATP-binding protein encodes MANRCAAAVPGEEAVLSVWGLTKSFGGLTAVKEICIEAREGEIMAIIGPNGAGKTTLYDLLTGIYRPDTGNIVFSGREITGLPPHCITAMGIARTFQTVRLFPEMTVAENVMVGMHHRTRAGFAACALRLPSARREEGWMREEAARFLGMVGLEMQGESLAGSLPFGQQRLLELARALATRPRLLLLDEPASGLNAYETRELGDIIYRVRDMGITVILVEHDMGLVMRISERVVVLDYGEIIAEGTPEEIKSDPRVIEAYLGSEVD; translated from the coding sequence ATGGCCAACAGGTGCGCGGCGGCTGTGCCCGGGGAGGAGGCCGTCCTCTCGGTATGGGGCCTCACCAAGTCCTTCGGGGGACTGACGGCGGTGAAGGAGATATGCATTGAAGCCCGCGAGGGGGAGATAATGGCCATCATCGGCCCTAACGGGGCTGGGAAGACCACCCTCTACGACCTCCTCACGGGCATATATCGCCCCGATACGGGCAACATCGTTTTCTCGGGCCGGGAGATAACCGGGCTCCCCCCGCACTGCATCACCGCCATGGGCATAGCCCGCACCTTCCAGACCGTGCGCCTCTTCCCGGAGATGACGGTTGCTGAGAACGTGATGGTGGGGATGCACCACCGCACGCGCGCGGGCTTCGCGGCCTGCGCCTTGAGGCTTCCCTCCGCGCGGCGGGAGGAGGGCTGGATGCGGGAGGAGGCGGCGCGTTTCCTGGGCATGGTGGGGCTTGAGATGCAGGGGGAAAGCCTCGCGGGGTCGCTGCCCTTCGGGCAGCAGCGCCTGCTGGAACTGGCACGCGCCCTGGCCACCAGGCCCAGGCTGCTGCTCCTCGACGAGCCGGCCTCGGGGCTCAACGCCTACGAGACGCGCGAACTGGGGGACATCATCTACCGCGTGCGGGACATGGGGATAACGGTGATCCTGGTGGAGCACGACATGGGCCTGGTGATGCGGATCTCTGAGAGGGTGGTGGTGCTCGACTACGGCGAGATCATCGCGGAGGGGACGCCGGAGGAGATAAAATCCGATCCGCGGGTCATCGAGGCCTACCTGGGCTCGGAGGTGGACTGA
- a CDS encoding branched-chain amino acid ABC transporter permease: MRKNAILLAFTAFIMVMPFWAAPLSKSIDIPIVLTMRLVGIYAIVAVGLNLLMGYAGQVSLGQGAFFGIGAYASALLTTKAGFPVWLGIPCAVLVALIFGILLAPVLRLKGHYLAMGTLAMGIVVFVFLREMTWLTGGNDGVRNIPHLSLPFLEVTSTRGEFYYVWVIVIIVLALCSKLVESRVGRAMRALHQSEVAAEAMGVPVSALKKRVFVLSAALGGLAGGLFAHLQRFIDPNQFTIILSISLVTMVVIGGMESVWGSVFGAGLITFLPKLVEALPRWFGDVPDWLEKYSNYEGMVLGLIIMLTMVFMPSGITRGLVDLFSRRRSPFVNPFRRKAVD; the protein is encoded by the coding sequence TTGCGGAAGAACGCCATCCTGCTGGCCTTTACCGCCTTCATCATGGTCATGCCCTTCTGGGCGGCGCCCCTTTCTAAGTCCATCGACATCCCCATCGTGCTGACCATGCGACTGGTGGGCATCTACGCCATCGTGGCGGTGGGCCTCAACCTCCTCATGGGGTATGCCGGTCAGGTGTCCTTGGGGCAGGGCGCCTTCTTCGGCATCGGGGCCTATGCCTCGGCCCTCCTCACCACCAAAGCGGGCTTTCCGGTCTGGCTGGGGATACCCTGCGCGGTGCTGGTGGCGCTGATCTTCGGGATCCTCCTGGCGCCGGTGCTGCGCCTGAAGGGACACTATCTGGCCATGGGCACTCTGGCCATGGGGATCGTGGTCTTCGTGTTCCTGCGCGAGATGACCTGGCTCACGGGCGGGAACGACGGCGTGCGCAACATACCGCACCTCTCGTTGCCCTTTCTGGAGGTCACCTCCACACGCGGGGAGTTCTACTACGTCTGGGTCATCGTCATCATCGTCCTCGCCCTGTGCTCCAAACTGGTGGAATCCCGCGTGGGGCGCGCCATGCGGGCCCTGCACCAGTCCGAGGTGGCGGCGGAGGCCATGGGGGTCCCGGTATCCGCGCTCAAGAAGAGGGTCTTCGTCCTCTCCGCCGCCCTAGGTGGGCTGGCGGGAGGCCTCTTCGCCCACCTGCAGAGGTTCATCGACCCCAACCAGTTCACCATCATCCTCTCCATCTCCCTGGTGACCATGGTGGTCATCGGGGGCATGGAGAGCGTGTGGGGATCGGTGTTCGGGGCGGGCCTCATCACCTTCCTTCCCAAGTTGGTGGAGGCGTTGCCGCGCTGGTTCGGGGACGTGCCGGATTGGCTGGAAAAATATAGCAACTACGAGGGGATGGTCCTCGGCCTCATCATCATGCTCACCATGGTCTTCATGCCCAGCGGCATAACCAGGGGCCTGGTGGACCTGTTTTCCCGACGGCGCAGCCCATTTGTGAACCCGTTCCGCAGAAAGGCGGTGGATTGA
- a CDS encoding branched-chain amino acid ABC transporter permease, which produces MDFLANCPQYIANGLANGCIYILVAMGFNIIFNSTGIINFAQGEFCMFGGLFAYTLAASAGLPLPLAVVLALAITAAIGGLMERLLVYPLRRAGVLVAIIATIGASIFFKSLGRILWPKEAYKVPEFTPGNISLPGATISRQFLWVFGLTIVSVAAVYLFFNHTRSGKAMRACSVNRLAASLVGINVMRMSLYSFLLAAALGGLAGLINAPYASYSIGLFLGVKGFTAAAVGGLGNTFGAVAGGVVLGLLEELIPGFLTVVLGVSTGYKDAVAAILLIAVLLFRPQGILGRGVVEKV; this is translated from the coding sequence GTGGATTTCCTCGCTAACTGCCCGCAGTATATCGCCAACGGGCTTGCCAACGGATGCATATACATCCTGGTGGCCATGGGCTTCAACATCATCTTCAACTCCACCGGCATCATCAACTTCGCCCAGGGAGAGTTCTGCATGTTCGGCGGGCTCTTCGCCTACACCCTAGCGGCGTCCGCCGGGCTGCCGCTGCCCCTGGCGGTGGTCCTAGCGCTGGCCATCACCGCCGCCATCGGGGGTCTCATGGAGCGGTTGCTGGTCTATCCCCTCCGCCGCGCCGGGGTGCTGGTGGCCATCATCGCCACCATAGGCGCCTCCATCTTCTTCAAGTCACTGGGGAGAATCCTCTGGCCCAAGGAGGCATACAAGGTCCCGGAATTCACACCGGGGAACATCTCCCTGCCCGGCGCGACCATCTCCCGGCAGTTTCTCTGGGTCTTCGGCCTCACCATCGTGAGCGTGGCGGCGGTCTATCTGTTCTTCAACCATACAAGGTCGGGCAAGGCCATGCGGGCGTGTTCCGTGAACCGCCTCGCGGCAAGCCTGGTGGGCATAAACGTCATGCGCATGTCCCTCTATTCATTCCTCCTGGCGGCGGCGCTGGGTGGGCTGGCGGGACTCATCAACGCTCCCTACGCCAGCTATTCCATAGGGCTCTTTCTGGGGGTGAAGGGCTTCACGGCGGCGGCGGTGGGAGGACTGGGCAACACTTTCGGGGCGGTGGCCGGGGGAGTGGTCCTGGGCTTGCTGGAGGAGCTTATACCGGGATTCCTCACCGTGGTACTGGGCGTCTCCACGGGTTACAAGGACGCCGTGGCCGCCATATTGCTGATCGCGGTGTTGTTGTTCAGGCCCCAGGGCATCCTGGGGCGCGGAGTGGTGGAAAAGGTCTGA